From the genome of Altererythrobacter sp. BO-6:
AACGGCATGGCTGCAAGGCACGCGTAGAGCGTGCCAATAGTAAGCTTTCTGATCATCACAGAGCGGTCATCCCATGTTGCGACCCGCGCGGCTGGAAAGCGACGCACGGTAGGACTATGTGGTAAGTCATTTAGACAAAGGTGTGCGTGCCGCAAGCGCCAAGCACAGGAAATGCAGGATCGATCAAATGCTGATGCAAACCCATGAGGCGCGGCTCGACGCGCTCCGCCAGGAACTGAAGCGCCGCGAGCTGGACGGTTTCGTCATCCCGATCTCCGACGAGCATATGAGCGAATATGTCGGCGCTTATGCCCAGCGGCTGCATTGGCTCACCGGCTTTGGGGGCAGCGCGGGCAGCGCGGTGGTGCTGCAGGATGCCGCCGCGATCTTCGTCGACGGGCGCTATACCGTGCAGGTGCGCGACCAGGTTGACGGGAAGCTGTTCGAATATCGCTCGGTCCCCAAGGACACGATCGGGGGCTGGATTGCCGCCCATGCAGCTCAAGGCGCGCGGATCGGTTATGACCCGTGGCTCCATAGCCGGGGCTGGGTGCAGACGGTCAGCAAGGCCGCCGCCAGGATCGGGGCAGAACTGGTGCCGGTTACCGGCAATCCGATCGATGCGGTGTGGCAGGACCAGCCCGAGCCCTCACCGGCAGCAGCGATGGTGCAAACGGACGAATTCGCCGGGCGCTCTTCCGCTGACAAGCGTGCCGAAATCGCCGACTGGCTCAAGGCGGAGGGCCATGATGCCGCGGTGATCTCAGCTTTGGATTCGGTCGCTTGGCTGCTCAATATCCGCGGGTCGGATGTCGACCACACGCCGGTCGCGCTGAGCTATGTCATCGCCCATGCCGACGGGACGGCAGAGCTGTTTATCGCGCCGGAAAAGGTCACCCCCGAACTGACCAAGCACCTCGGCAATGCCGTGACTGTGCGCGAGCGCAGCGCATTTCCCGCCGCGCTCAGCGCGATGAAAGGCAAGAAGGTAACGGTCGATCCCAATTACGGCGTGGCTGCAATCGCACAGGCGCTGGAAGCGGGCGGGGCGACGGTCAGCTTTGAGCGCGATCCCACCATCCTGCCGCGCGCAATCAAGAACCCGGTCGAGCAGCAGGGGCATCGTGATGCACAGGCGCGCGACGGCGCGGCGGTGTCGCGTTTCCTGCGCTGGATCGAGGAAACGGCGCCTTCGGGCGAAATCGACGAGCTGGCCGCTGCAGCCAAGCTGAAACAGTGCCGCGAGGCGCTGGGCAATCTCAAGGACTTGTCATTCGATACCATTTCCGCCGCCGGGTCGCATGCCGCGCTGCCGCATTACAAGGTGGATGAGGACAGCAATATCCCGATCCCGCCCTCGAGCATCTACCTGGTCGATTCAGGCGGGCAATATCCGGCCGGTACCACCGACATCACCCGCACCGTGTGGGTCGGGCCGGGCGAGCCCAGTGCGGAAATGAAGGACCGCTTCACCCGCGTGCTCAAGGGGCACATCCAGATCGACCGGGCCGTGTTCCCGCAGGGCACCACCGGCGGCCAGCTCGATGCCTTTGCGCGCCAATTCCTGTGGGAAGCGGGCGTCGATTATGCCCATGGCACCGGCCACGGTGTGGGCAGTTTCCTCTCGGTCCACGAAGGGCCGCAACGGATCGCCAAGCCGTCCGGCGGACAGGCGGGGACCGAGCAGGAGCTGTTCGCAGGCATGATCCTGTCGAACGAGCCCGGCTATTACAAACAGGGCCATTTCGGCATCCGGATCGAAAACCTGGTGCTGGTCGAGCCGCGCGAAATTAAAGGCGCGGAAGGCAATTTTCTCGGCTTTGAATGCCTCACCTTCGTGCCGATCGATCGCACGCTGGTCGACAAGAGCCTGCTCACCGAGGCAGAGATCGCATGGTGGAACAGCTATCACGCCAAGGTCTTCGCGATCCTCGGCCCACAGCTTGAGGGCGATGACCTCGCCTGGCTCGAACGCCACTGCGCGCCGCTATAACGCGCAGCAGGAATATGCGCTTGTAGGGATCTATTTGTTCTCTTAATGTTCTTTCTTCGCGAGTCGTCAGTGGGGCGACCCTGATCGGAGAGCAAAGATGATCGGTTATGTAACGCTAGGCACCAATGACCTGGCCCGCGCGGCAAAATTCTATGATGCAATCGCGGCCGAAATGGGCGTGGGGCGGATGATGGATTTCGACAGTTTCATCGCCTGGGGCACCTGGGGCGGTGGCGCGGGTATCGCTGCGACCAAGCCGTTCGACGGCAAGGAAGCGAGCGTCGGCAATGGCACTATGGTGGCGATCGAGGCAAAGGACAGCGCGCAGGTTCACCGGCTTTACGATATCGCCATGGCGCATGGCGGCAGCGACGAAGGCGCGCCCGGCCCGCGTGGCGAGCCGGATCAGAACGGCAAGGTGTTCTACGCCGGCTATTTCCGCGATCCGGACGGCAACAAGCTCAATGCGTTCTGTATGGCGGATGCGTAGCAGTCTTGCGCGCGGGTGAACGCTGGCAGGATCGCAATACAATCCGCGACAATTCTCCTCGCTGCCGGCATAATCCTGCGACACGGCGGGGGTAGAAGGGCTGCACGAACCGCGAAGGTTGCTTCCGGCTGGTTTGGTCCCCTCCCCCTTGGTGGCCTGGGCAGCCTTTGCGGTTCCCCTGACACAATCGCAGGAGAATTGAAACATGCGTAAACTTACCCTCACTCTCGCCGCTGCCGCCTTTGCGCTGGGCGGCGCCACAATCGCTCATGCCGATCACCATGGTGGTGGCAAGCGCGGCCCCAATCCCGACACCGACGGTGATGGCGTCGTCTCGCTGGCTGAGCACAATGCCCAGACCGCCAAGATGTTCGCCAGGATGGACGCCAATGGCGATGGCGTCATCAACGAAGCCGACCGCGAAGCGCGCCGCGCCGAACGCTTCGCCAAGATGGACACCGACGGCAATGGCGAGTTGAGCGAGGCAGAGCTCAAGGCCGCGCGCGAGGCCCGCGCCGCCAAGAAAGGTGAGCGCAAGGGGAAGATTGCTGATCGAAGCGGCGAACGCCGTGGTGGCGATATGGCACGACCCGGCGGTAAGCGCGGCCCCGGCATGATGATGCTGCGCGCAGCCGATACCGATGGTGACAAGAGCGTGACCCGCGCGGAATTCGATGCCGCCGCTGCCAAGCGCTTCGCCGCTATGGATACCGACGGCTCGGGCGGCATCAGCGCAGAAGAACGGCAAGCAGCGCATGAGAAGATGCGTGCCCGCATGCAGGAACGGCGCGGCGCCAAGCAGCCCGGCTGATCCTGCAGATAGTTCCGATTGAGCGGCAACGGCTTGTGCGGCAAGGTGGCGCGACATGACGCAAGACCAACCCATCAAGCTGCTGCTGGTCGATGACGAACCGACCTTGCGCGAACCCCTGGCCGAGTATCTTGCGGGCCAGGGGTTTTGCGTGGAGCAGGCGGAAAGCGCGGCTCTCGCGCGCAGCGCGTTGGCGCGCGAGCGGCCTGACCTGATCCTGCTCGACATAATGATGCCGGGCGAAGACGGGCTCTCGCTGACCCGCCACCTCGCTGAAACCCAGCGTATTCCGGTAATCCTGCTGACCGCGCGCGGTGAAGCGATGGACCGCATCCTGGGGCTGGAAATGGGTGCGGACGACTACGTCGTGAAACCGTTCGAGCCGCGCGAACTGGTCGCCCGCATTCGGACCGTGCTGCGCCGCGCAACGCTCGACCCCATGACCGCGCAGGCCAGTGAAGACTGGCGCTACCACTTCGAAGGCTGGCAGCTTGATCCGCTCAAGCGCCGCCTGACCGACCCCGAAGGCACGCTGGTGCCGATCTCGACTGCGGAATTTCGCATGCTGCGCGCCTTCCTCGACTATCCGCGCGAAGTGCTCGACCGCGACCGGCTGCTCGACATGGTGCAGGGCCGCGAAGCCCATTTGTTCGACCGCGCGGTCGATAACCAGGTCAGCCGCTTGCGCCGCAAGCTCGAGGCTGACAGTCGCGATCCGCAATTGATCCTGACCGTGCGCGGCGGCGGCTATCGCCTTGCCGCCGATGTAAGCCGCGTGACATCCAAGGGCGATTGATGGCGCGCCTGCTCCCCCGTAGCCTGCTGGGCCAGGTGATGCTGGTGCTGGCGCTGGGGCTGCTGGTGGGGCAGGCCATTTCCGGCGTGCTGCTGCTGCGCGCGGCCGAGCAGCGCCGCGATGCGACGCTCATCAACCAGATCGCGCTGCGCGTTGTCTCCGCCGACGAACGCGGTGCCGAGCGCCGCGCCGAGCGCGCCCAGTTGCGCAATGAGCGGCGCGCACGCCGTGGACTTCCCCCGTTGCCTGTCAGCCAGGATCGGCCAGGTATCGAGGCCAGCAGTGCGTCGCCGCTGCAGCCGGGTGAACGACGCCTGGCGCGCTATGAGGATGCACTGCACGAGGTGCTGGCTGGACAAGGCCTCCAGCCGCGAAGCATCGCAATCACCACCCGCCTGGCGAGCGAGGACCCCGTCGTCCTTGCGCGCCCGCGCTTGCAGCAACGGATTGACCCGGTGAACTGGCGCGAGCTGCAGATAGTGGTTGCCGGGGTCGAACGAGCAAACGGGAGCGGCTGGATCGTGGTTCGGCAACCATTGCCCCCTCGCGGGCCGCGCGTTATCGGCGGCATCTTTCTGCAAACGCTGGTGATTTTCGCGGTCTTGTTCGCGCTGCTCTACATCGTGCTGCGGCGCATGACCCGCCCGCTGGCCGAACTCACAGCCCGCGTCGGCGATTTCGCGCACAAGCCCGACCAGGTAGTGCCGCTGCGCGAATCCGGGCCGGAAGACACGCGGCGGCTGATCGCCGCACACAATGCGATGGAAGCGCGCGTTGCGGCCTTGCTCGACGAGAAAGACGTAATGCTGGGCGCGATCGGGCATGACCTCAAGACCCCGCTCGCCGCCTTGCGGGTGCGGATCGAGAGCGTGCCCGACGAAGCGCAGCGCCAACGCATGGCGGAAAGCATCGAGGACATAACGCGCACGCTCGACGATATCCTAGAGCTGGCCCGCGTCGGTCGGCACGATGTGGAATTCGAGGTCGTCGATCTTGCCGCACTGGCGTCCACGCTGGTCGAAGAATTCGAGGACCTCGAGAAGCCTGTCAGCCTAGGCAAGACCGAACGAACGCGGCGCGAGATCCAGCTTACTTGGCTCAAGCGGGCATTACGCAATCTGGTGGAGAACGCACTGCGCTACGGCGGGTCGGCACGCTTGTCGGTAACCAGCGAGAACCGCACAGTCATTCTTGCTGTCGAAGACGACGGCCCAGGCATTCCACCCGACCAGATCGCGGCCATGCTCGAGCCTTTCGCCCGCGGCGAAGCGAGCCGCAACCGGGCCACCGGCGGGGCCGGTTTGGGGCTTACGCTCGCCCGCGCTATTGCCGAGCAGCACGGCGGCGAGCTCGTGCTGACGAACCGCACGGAAGGCGGCTTGCGCGCGGAAATTCGTCTCCCGCTCTAGCGCATCAAGCTGCCGAGGACATTGCGAACAAAGGCATTGGCGCCGGTGCGCACCGGGTCTGCACTTGATTTCTTGCCCATCGCAGCAGCGACGCCGATTGACACCAGCGATCCGGCAGCGGCTTTCATTCCCGCCTTGCCAGCCTTTTCCCACCAGCTGGCCGTCTTGCGGCTGCGCTTGGCCACTTCCTCTTCGCCCTTTTCCTCGACTTCCTTGGCGGTTTCAGCCGCATCGGCCGCCTTTGCAGCGAGCACTTCCATCGCGCTTTCGCGATCGACCCGCTCGTCATACTTGCCGTCAAACGGGCTAACCGACTGGATGATCACCCGCTCCTTGGGCGTGACCGGCCCCAGCCGCGAGCGCGGCGGCTTCACCAGCGTGCGCTGGACAATCGTCGGCGCGCCGTCCTCGTCCAGCGTCGAGACCAGCGCCTCACCCACTTTCAGTTCCGTGATCGCGGTTTCCACGTCGAGATCGGGGTTGATGCGGAAGGTTTCGGCTGCTGCCTTGATCGCGCGCTGGTCACGCGGGGTGAAGGCGCGCAGGGCGTGCTGCACACGGTTGCCCAGCTGGCCTGCCACTTCCTCAGGAATGTCGATCGGGTTCTGCGTGACGAAATAGACGCCGACCCCCTTCGACCGGATCAGCCGCACGACCTGTTCGATCTTTTCCTGCAGCGCCTTGGGCGCATCGTCGAACAGCAAATGCGCCTCGTCAAAGAAGAACACCAGCTTGGGCTTTTCCGGATCGCCCACTTCAGGCAGCGTTTCGAACAGTTCGGCCAGCAGCCACAACAGGAAAGTGGCGTAAAGCTTCGGGCTGCGCATCAGCTGGTCGGCGGCGAGAACATTGACCATCCCGCGCCCCTGATCGTCCACTTTCAGGAAATCGTCGATCTCCAGCGCCGGTTCGCCAAAGAAGCGGTCCGCCCCTTGCGCCTCGAAGCTCAGCAACTGGCGCTGGATCGCTCCAACCGTTGGCTTGGCTACATTGCCATATTTGCCGGACAGCTCGGACGCATTCTCCGCGGCCCAGGCCAGCACCGCCTGGAGGTCTGCAAAGTCGAGCAGCAACAACCCGTTCTCGTCGGCATGGCGGAACGCGATCTGCAGCACACCTTCCTGCGTTTCGTTCAGATCGAGCAGGCGCGACAGCAGCAGCGGCCCCATTTCCGAAACCGTGGTGCGGATCGGGTGACCCTGCTCCCCATAAAGGTCCCAGAACACCACGGGATTATCGGAATAGGCATAGTCATACATGCCCAGTTCCTTCGCCCGGCTTTCCAGCTTGTCGGCATGTTTGAAGGTCGGAGAGCCAGGCATGGCAATGCCCGACAGATCGCCTTTCACATCGGCCACGAACACCGGAACCCCTTCAGCCGAAAAGCTTTCTGCCAGTCCCTGTAGCGTCACCGTCTTGCCGGTGCCGGTGGCGCCCGCGACCAGGCCGTGGCGGTTGGCCCGCGAAAGGTCGAGATACTGCTTCTCGCCATTGGCGGCGAGCCCGATGAAAATGCTGCCCATTGAAATTGCTGGCGTCCCTTCGGCGATGAATTGCGGCGAACTGTGTGGCGCAGGCTGGCAGGCGCGGTCAAGTGCTCGACTTGCGCGCGCGATAAGCTAAGGCAGGGGCGATGAGCCAGCCTGCTCCCTTTGTCCTGCTTGACGATGCGCGCCGCGAAGGCGCCGCCGCTGCGCACCTGTTCGAAAACCCGCGCCAGATCTTCGTGGCCCGGCGTGCGGAGGAAGTGGCAGAAGTGCTCGCCGCGGCCGACGCCGCGCGGCGTGAATCGGGCGGCACTTTGGCCGGATATATCGCCTATGAAGCAGGCTTGGCGCTGGAACCAAGGCTGGCACCGCTGGCTGACAAGCGCACTGGCGCCGCAGGCCCTCTGGTGTGGCTTGGCCTGTTCGACCGAGCGGAGGAAATCGCTGCGGACGAGGTGCCCGGATGGCTCGCCGCGCGCGCGGAGGGCGAGGCCTCGCTCGGGCCGATGGAGCCGCAGCTGTCGACCGGTGGCTATGCGGCAGCCTTCGAGAATTTGCAGGAAGCGATCCGCGCGGGCGACATCTACCAGGTCAACCTGACCTATCAACTGGCCGGGGCCTATCGCGGCGATCCGGTGGCGCTCTATGCCGCGCTGCGCCCCGCCGCCGAGGCGGGCTATGGCGGGCTGCTGTTCGACGGATCGCACTGGCTGCTCAGCCTCAGCCCTGAGCTGTTCGTGTCGCTCAGGGGCGACGCCGCGAAAGTGAAGCCAATGAAGGGCACGCGCCCGCGCGGCGCCGACCCGGCAGCAGACCGCGCAATGGCTGAGGAACTGGCCAACTCGGTCAAGGACAAGGCCGAAAACCTGATGATCGTTGACCTGATGCGCAACGATCTGAGCCGCGTCGCCGAAGCGGGCAGTGTGCGGGTGGAAGCGCCCTTCACGGTCGAAAGCTATCCCACCGTCCACCAGATGGTCTCGACCGTCCATGCCCGGCTGCAACCGGGCAAGGGCGCGGTCGACCTGATCCGCGCGATCTTTCCCTGCGGTTCGATCACCGGCGCGCCTAAGATCCGCGCGATGGAGCTTGTTCACGAAGTCGAACGCGACGCACGCGGCCCCTATTGCGGGGCGATCGGGCGGATCGATGCCAATGGCGATGCCGCGTTCAATGTCGCCATCCGCACGCTGCGCCTGACGCCCGAGGAAAACGATCGGGGGCGGGCGGTGATGGGAGTCGGCTCGGCGATCGTGGCCGACAGCGAAGCGATGGCGGAACGGCGCGAGTGCGAGGTCAAGGCCGGCTTCCTGCGCCGCGCCACCCCCGACCATCGGGCCGCCGACTGCGACCTCATCGAGACCATGCTGTTCGATCCGGAAAGCGGGATCGACCTGCTTGAACTCCACCTGGAGCGGATCAAGGCATCGGCCCACGAACTGGGCTTCTCGTTCGACCGCCACGCCGCGCGCAACCAGATCCAGGCACTCTGCTTTAACCTCGAGACGCGCAGCAAACTGCGCCTGCTGGTGTCGCGCCGCGGCGCTCTGGCGCTGGAAGCGGGCCCTGCGCCCGGCAAGCCAAGCGAGCCGCTGACATGCATCGCCTTGGCGCTGCCGGTCGATCCGGGCGACTGGCGCCTGCGCCACAAGACCAGCGACCGCGGCTTCTACGAGGAGGCCCTCGCCGCCGCGCGCAGCGAAGGGGCGGGCGAAGCGCTGCTGGTTCACCCCGACGGGTTCGTGACCGAAGGCAGTTTCACCAGTATCTTCGTTGAGCGCGACGGCCTGTTGCTGACCCCGCCGCTGTCGCTGGGCTTGCTGCCAGGCATCTTGCGCCGCTCGCTGGTCGAGGCGGGCAAGGCGCGGGAAGCCGAGTTGACGCTCGATGACCTGGCCGATGGCTTCCTGCTCGGCAATGCGGTGCGCGGGCTCATCAAGGCGCGACTGATATGACAATCGACATCCTGTTCGAAGACGGCGAGGCGCTGGTGATCAACAAGCCGGGCGGACTGTCGATCGAGCGGCCCCGCCGCGGCGGTCCCTCGCTGGAGGATCACCTCGAGCAGCTCAAGCTGGGCTTCCAGCGTGCGCCGATGCCGGCGCACCGGCTGGATACGGACACCAGCGGTTGCCTGCTGCTGGCGCGCAACCCGAAGTCGCTCAAGCGATTTGCCAAGGCATTCGAGGATCGCGCGGTGGGCAAAACCTATCTTGGCATCCTCGACGGAATTCCGCAGCTCAAGGAAGGCCGGATCGAACTGGCGCTCACCAAGATCAGCAGCGCGGACAAGGGCTGGCGGATGATCCCCGCGCGCAAGGGCAAGCCTTCGCTGACCGACTGGCGCGTGGTGGCAGAACACGGCGGGCGGGCATTGGTCGAATTCTCCCCGCAAACCGGGCGCACGCACCAGATCCGCGTCCATGCAGCCAGCGGCATCGGCATCCCGCTGCTGGGTGACCCGGTCTATGGCCGCAAGGGTTCTGCCAAGCGCACCATGCTCCACGCCGCCGGACTGACCGTGCAGCGCGAAGGCAAGGAAGACATTACCGCGCAGGCGCCCGTGCCGGCAGATTTTGCGGCGCTGGGCTTTGGCTGATGGGTCGCATCACCGACCGCGCCATTGAGCTGGCAGAGGAAAAGTTCATCGCTGCGAGCGGGCCGGGCGGCCAGAACGTCAACAAGGTCGCGACCGCCGTGCAATTGCGGGTCGATGTGTTCCAGCTGGGCCTGGCGCCCGATGCCTTTCACCGGCTGAAGGAACTGGCCGGCAGCAAGATGACCAAGGACGGCGAAATCGTGCTGACCGCACGCGAGTACCGCACGCAGGAAGCGAATCGCGAGGCGGCGCGGGCGCGACTGGCCGCGCTGCTGGACGAGGCGCTGGTCCCGCCGCCCAGGCGCAAGAAGGTGCGCGTCAACCGTGTGGGCAAGGTGGAGCGGCTTAAGGAAAAGAAGGTCCGCGGCGAGATCAAGGCCAAGCGGGGCAAGGTCAGCCGATCCGACTGGTGACTCTTGCTTGACTTTTTCGTGTGAATCGGCAAATGCGCCCCGCGAAGAGGGCGGTGCCGCGCGCGCCGCCTGTTGTTTTTTGGCCGTAATGGCCCTCATTCGACTTTAGGAACACGCCATGGCGAAGCCCGCAACCGTCAAGATCCGGCTGGTCTCCACCGCCGACACCGGCTTCTTCTATGTCACGAAGAAGAACCCGCGGAACACCACCGAGAAGATGAGCTTCCGCAAGTATGACCCGGTCGTGCGCAAGCACGTCGAGTTCAAGGAAGCCAAGATCAAGTGATCTTGCTGAACCGGCTTTAGGCGCCAGGTTCAGTGACAGTTCAAGGCATCGCCGCTAAAGCGCGCTGCATGAATACGCTCGATTTCCTCATCAAACGCCCGCTGCGCACCGCGCTGGCGGGCGCTTTGCTATGTGCGCTGCCCGGTGTAGCGATCATCGCCCAGCCCGCCACGGCGCAATCCGCCCCGGCTGATCTCGACCGCGCGGTCACCGCGCTGCGCGGCATTTCGACCCTGCGGGCGGACTTTTCGCAGACCGACCGGCTGGGCCAGGTCGCCAGCGGTGTGATGACGCTGAAGCAGGGCGGCAAGATCCGCTTCGAATATGAAAAAAGCGTGCCGCTGCTGATCGTGTCCAACGGCAGCTCGCTGTATTTGGTCGATTACGAAGTGAAGCAGGTCCAGCGCTGGCCGATCCGCAATTCGCCGCTCGGCGCGCTGCTCGATCCCTCGCGCGATATCAGCCGCTATGGCAAGCTGGTGCCAACCGGCAATCCCGACGTCATCAGCATCGAGGTGCGGGACCCCAAGCGGCCAGAGTTCGGCATGATCACGATGATCTTCGTGCGTGACGCTGGCGCTCCGGGCGGGCTTGAGCTCAACACCTGGGTTGCGCTCGACGCGCAGAATCAACGGACGACCGTGCGGCTGCGGAATCACCGCTATGGAGTCGCGGTGGCCGACAGTGCTTTCACCTTCAAGGATCCGCGCGGATCATCTCGTCGCCCGCGTTGAACGCTTCAGCCTTCGGCGGTTGTAAGAATGCGACAAAATACTTCGCGCCATTCATTTACGTGAAAGCCGAATGCGCCTAGATTGCTTTCTGCAAGGCGAGCGAAGACGGGTTTCCCCCCTGTTGCCTCTCTTCCGCAAAAAGCGCCTTGTCCAAGCGTGACGAACGCTCAAAAGAACCCTCGTGCCAATGCCCCCGGCACGAGGGTTTTCTTTGGGATTTCCTGTTTTCCGCACTCGCGTCCGCGACTGCAATTTCCTCGCGGCTTGCGGACAAGTCCGCGCCGTTGCGGGCGGCCGGTCGGCCTTGCGGTCTAGCTAGGCTAGACCGTTTCGTGCCGCAAAACCTGGCTGTCTCATTTATTACTTCCAGCCGAGCGCCTTCACGATAATGTCGTAGATCACGTTCTGCTCGATGACGCCGCGGACCCGCTCGGCGCCCGGGCCATGGCCGTAGAGCGCGACATCCTCACCGCCGTGAGTCTCGCTGCCGAGCGGAATCGTGGCCTGCTGATGCGCCTTGACCCCGGTTTCAGGCATCGGACGTTCGGCCAAATTGGCAATCGAACCAGGCCCATTACCGTAACCGAGCGTGGTATAGGGCTTCCCGTCGTTGGCGAGCGACGGCCCGTCCCCGCCCGCTTCGCCTTCGCCACCTGCGGGCGAATGCACCAGGCCAAGGATATCGTTGCCCCGCCGGGGATAGCCGGACATGGTGAAGACATGGCTGTGATCGGCGGTGACGAGGATCAGCGTGTCCGCAGGATCGGTATGGTCGATCGCATATTGGATCGCATTCGCGAATTCGACCGCTTCCTCCAATGCATAGCCCGCTTGCCCGGCATGGTGGCCATGATCGATCCGGCCGGATTCGACCATCAGATAGTAACCGTCTGGATCGTTATCGAGCCGCGCAATCGCCTGCGCGGTCATTTCCGTCAGGGTCGGCTCGCTCGAATCCGGCTTGCGGTCGACCGTGTAGGTCATGTGGCTTGGCGAAAAGAGCCCCAGCACCGGCTTGTCTGCAGGCGCGGCGGCCAGTTGCGCCGCAGTTTCGACATAGGTGCCCCCCGTGCGAGCGACCCACGCAGCGGGCAGGTCGACCGCGCCGTCGCGCCGCCAACCGTTTCGATCCGGGCCATAAAAAGCCGCGCGCCCGCCACCAAGAGCGAGGTCGAATTCGCTTTCGACAAGCTGCGTCGCTATATCCCTGCATCCCTTATTGGCCTGACCCTCGGTGCCGATGAAGGCCTCCCAATCGCGATCCGGGCTATGCGCATAGACCGCTGCGGGCGTCGCATGCGTGATCCGCGCGGTGCTGACGATCCCCAGCGCGAGACCGCGCTCAATCGCCTGTTCGCCCAGCGTCGGCAGCCGGTTCGCCAGTGCAGCCTCGCAATCGCCATGCGGCGTTGCCGGCCCCACCCCGAGCATCCCGATATTCGTTTTCAGCCCCGTATGCATCGCGCTGGCTGTGCCCGCGCTGTCAGGGACCTGCGCGTTGACGTTGTATGTCTTGACGAGGGCGACATTGTCGAAGGTTTCGAACGGCAGGACATATTCCTCGCCGCTCTGCCCCTGCTTTTGCCCGGCATAGATGCGCGCGGCGGTGATGGTGGAGATGCCCATCCCGTCGCCAATGAACAGGATCACTTTCTTCGCCTTGGGCGCTGGCACCGCAGACGAAGCGCTGGCCACTGGCGTCTGCGACGTCCCGCTGGCACTGCAGGCGGCCAGCGGCACGGAGAGCAGCGCGGCAAGCAGGAGAGATTTCCGGTTCAGCTTCATGGGTGCGGACTCCTTTGATCGCCTCGCTATCGCTTACCTTGATGACAGCAAAGCGAAAGATGCAGGCTGGACCACAAAGACCCTGCACCCTAAGTGCTGCGCATGGTTTCTATCGCTACCTGGAACATCAATTCGGTGCGGCTGCGGCTACCGATCGTCGAACGCTTCTTGCAGGAAGAGGCGCCCGATGTGCTCTGCCTGCAAGAAATCAAGTGCCAGGAGGAGCAGTTTCCAGGCAAGGCGCTGGCAGAACTCGGCTATGTTCACCAGGCGGTGCACGGCCAGAAGGGGTATCACGGGGTGGCCACCGTCAGCCGCATCCCGCTTAAGGAAGTGAGCCGGCATGACTGGCAGGATAATGGCGAAGCGCGCCATGTGGGTGTGGAGCTGCTCGGGCCGGGCCAGGGGATAGTGGTCGAAAACGTCTATGTCCCCGCCGGTGGGGACGAACCCGATCGCACCATCAATCCGAAATTCGGCCAGAAACTCGATTTCCTGGAGCGGATGACGCACTGGGCAGACAAGCTCGATCGCCCGACACTGATTGTGGGCGATTTCAACATCGCCCCGCTCGAAAGCGACGTCTGGAACCACAAGCAGCTCTTGAAGGTCGTCAGCCATACGCCGGTCGAGATCGACACGCTGCAGCGCTTCAAGGATGCGCATGGCTGGACCGATATCGGGCGCGAGTTCATTCGCGACCCAGAGCGGTATTACAGCTGGTGGAGCTACCGCGCTAAGGACTGGAAGGCCAATGATCGCGGGCGGCGGCTCGACCATATGTGGGCGAGCCCCGAGCTGGCGCAGCAGGCGAAAGGGCACCGGCTGCGCGAGGACGCACGCGACTGGGACAAGCCGAGCGACCACGTGCCGCTGATCACGGAGTTCGCGCTCTGACGATGCCGTCGCCCTCTAGGCGCGTGGCGCAGGCGATCGACGCATTGCGCCATGGCTGGCCGGTGGCGTTCGAGGGCGGACCCGTCCTGCTGCCGGCCGAAACCGCCATTGCCGGCGAAGCAAGTTCCGATCGTATGCTGATTTCGGCGGCGCGGGCGATGACGCTCAAGCTTGCTAACCAGCGCGAGGCAGCCGTGCCGCATGCCCCGGTGCTGATCCGCAGCGGGGAGCGCTTTTCG
Proteins encoded in this window:
- the xth gene encoding exodeoxyribonuclease III encodes the protein MVSIATWNINSVRLRLPIVERFLQEEAPDVLCLQEIKCQEEQFPGKALAELGYVHQAVHGQKGYHGVATVSRIPLKEVSRHDWQDNGEARHVGVELLGPGQGIVVENVYVPAGGDEPDRTINPKFGQKLDFLERMTHWADKLDRPTLIVGDFNIAPLESDVWNHKQLLKVVSHTPVEIDTLQRFKDAHGWTDIGREFIRDPERYYSWWSYRAKDWKANDRGRRLDHMWASPELAQQAKGHRLREDARDWDKPSDHVPLITEFAL